The segment TCTTCGTTTTAAAGCCCATCTCACTTCGGGGTGAAGTCTGCCCTTTAGTCAATCCGTAAACCTGGTTATCCATCACAATGTAGGTAATGTCTATATTCCGCCGAATCGCATGAATGGTATGACCCAGTCCGATGGCAAATCCATCCCCATCTCCACCGGCGGCCACTACTGTCAAATCCCGGTTGGCCAATTTTAAACCTTGTGCAATGGGAAGAGCACGACCATGAATCCCATGAAATCCGTATGCATTCATATAACCGGAAATTCGTCCTGAACAACCGATTCCAGATACCAGAACCACATCTTCCGGTTCCAGTCCCTGATTGGCAAATGCTCGTTGCATGGCCGCCAAAACAGAAAAGTCACCGCAGCCGGGACACCAATTGGGTTTTACTTTGTTGCGGAAATCCTTAAACGTGGCCATGAACCAACAGCTCCTTACTTTTGTTATGAATCTCCGAGGGAAGGAAGGGATTTCCATCGTATTTACCGACATGCTGAATCTTATCGGCCATTCCCACGTGCAATTTCAATTGTGCTGTAAGCTGACCGGTGGCATTATTCTCGAAAACCACCACTTTGCTCGCTTTCTCCATCTGCTCTTTCACAGCTTCCACAGGGAAGGGCAACAATTGACGAATATGGAGATGATTCACCTTGATTCCGTCAGCGGCAAGCCGTTCCATTCCTTCATGGATGACACCTCGGGTGGAATTGATACCGACAATAAGCAGATCTGCTTCTTCATGCTGTGCATTGACATAAACCGGATCTTTAAAGTCAATTCCCTTCTCCAATTTCTTCAAACGTTTCTCCACCATCTTATTCCGATTGATGGGATTTTCAGATGGACGCCCGGTTTCATCATGTTCAACTCCGGTTACATGGTGCAATCCGTTTTTCACACCAGGGAGAATGCGCGGGGAAATCCCATCCTCCGTAAAGGCATAACGCTTAAACAGCTCCGAGTTCTCCAGCTGCTTTAAGCCTTCACTGTCAGTAATCAGGTTTCCGCGGTCAATTTTGATCCGGTCATAATCCAAAGGCTCCACTGTCTGTTTACCCAGGGACACAGCCAAATCCGTCATGATAATGACGGGGCACTGGTATTTTTCGGCAAGGTTAAATGCCTGAATCGTATCATAAAAGCACTCTTCCACGGTACTCGGGGCAATGACGATTTTTGGTATTTCCCCATGAGTGCTGTATAGCATCGCATTGATATCGCTTTGTTCCTGTTTGGTCGGTAAACCCGTACTGGGGCCACCACGCTGGGTATCCACGATGACGGCAGGTGTTTCTGTCATACCGGAAAGACCGATGGCTTCCGTCATCAAGGAAAGTCCAGGTCCTGCAGAAGCGGTTAAGGCACGAACACCCCCGAAGTTGGATCCGAGAACCATGGTTACCGCCGCGATTTCATCTTCTGTTTGTACGACAGTACCGCCAAACTGAGATAGTTTTTTAATCAGATATTCCATGATTTCCGATGAAGGGGTAATCGGATAAGCCGCCATCAGCCGTGCACCTGCAGCAACGGCACCCAAAGCGATGGCATCATTACCAATCATGTAAAGACGTTTTTTCCCATCTGAGGGTTCCAGGCGAAGTTCTTCAATAGCTCCGCCAGTCTCATTCAGAACATGATTGGCCCCCTCCTGAATCGCTGTCATGTTCTTATCCACAACTTGTTGGCCTTTACGGGAAAACTTCTCCTCAATCACATTTTGGAAAGCTTCCATAGGCAAGCCCAGTATGGCACTGGAAGCACCTACAGCAACCATATTTTTCATTTGAGCAAGTCCGACATCCTGAGCAATTTTTGTAAAGGGAATGGAAAATAGCCGTGCAGATACACCATCCGGCACAGAGGGGTTAAATTTCTCATCAGCCAGGATCACACCTTTGTCGTGCAATTCATGCGCATTAAGGTCAATCGTCTCCTGGTCAAATGCCACCAAAACATCCAGATCATCAGACACGGCCCGAATGGGTTGTATACTGATACGAATTTTGGTGTTAGAGTGTCCACCTTTGATGCGGGAAGAAAAATGGCGATAACCGTAAAGATAATAGCCCATGCGGTTGAGTGCCGTGGATAATATCTCGCCGGCACTGTCAATCCCTTCACCTTGCTGTCCGCCCACTTTCCACGAAAGCTGCTTGATCAATAATCTCATCTCCTTTAAATCTTCCCTACGACTGACATGCTGTCAAATGTGACGTTCCCGGAATGAATCCCAGGAATTCCTGTTTCAACAACACTGGTGTATCCACAGGCATTTTTTCGGCTTCCCCGCGCCCCAAGGTACCTATGGGCAATTTTCTATGGGTGCCCCTACCCGACGCTGCTTCGCACTGATCTATAAGAAAGAACGTCAGCGCTTACACAACGGTTTTTTATCACATACCGAAGCCCCACAGTCCGGTTCTTCGGTCCCTGTGGTCTTTCGATATCAGCTTATCACAAATCAATTCTAGACCCGTTCTGTATAAAAAGCAACCGTCATGCGGTGGATTTCTCTTTATTATACCGCTTTTCAGATGCTAAGAGACCATCGGAATAACTGGTAACCGAATTTCCTTCGAATTTGTAAACTGTAGACCCTATATGTGCGTTAAATAAAACTTATACCAATTTTCATGAGTCCACTGATCTACCCAGGATTGGGAATAACGTTTCAATAACTCACCCCGGAAGGAATCCAATTTCTCTGTATCTTCCAATCCAGGTATTTTTTCATCAATACCATCAAAATCAGACCCAAAAGCGATGCAGTTTTCCCCTCCCAAGTTGCATATGTGATCGATATGACGAAACAGATCATCCACGGTGGCCTGATTAGGATCATTATGAACGAACTTGGGAACAAAAGTAATCCCAATCAAGCTTTTTCGTTTGATCAAAGCCTGAATTTGTTGATCATCTAAGTTTCGGACATGGGAACACAGCGAACGGCAGTTGGAATGAGAAGCGATTACGGGAATGCTTTCATCCTCCACCACTTCCCAAAACCCTTTTACGGAAAGGTGAGACACGTCCAAAATCATCTGCAGGCGTTTCATCTCCGTCAACAGTTCTCGTCCAAACCGTGTCAGGCCTCCGTTCCGTTCTTCCATAATGCCGTCAGCCGCTTCATTGGCATAATTCCATGTTAGTCCCACTTGACGAACACCCAGGCGATACAATAATCGAAGGTGACCGAGATCCCCTTGAAGGGAATCTGCTCCTTCCAAAGCAAGAAGCCCTCCTAGTTTCCCACCTTTTTTCAATAAAGATAAGTCATTTCCAGACTGAATATGTACCACTTTTTGCCCATCCTGAATCACTTGTTCATAAAATAGATCCACCTGCTTCAATGCCGCTTCCCATGTTTGACTTCGAGGCAGTTCCGGTGGAACAAATATGGCAAACACCTGCATGTTCAACCCTGCAGAACGTGCCCCTGGATAAGTAACATCCAGCTCCCCGCTTGGTTCATAAAAAGAAGGCGGATGTTCCCCTTGCCACATCTTATACAATACATCGCAATGTCCATCAATCCATCTCATTTTTCTTCCTCCTGTGTTTATATACAAAAGAAAACCTGTCTATACGAGATAAACAGGTTTACCACTATCGATCATCCTCAGCGAGGTTCGACGATCAGTTTAATGGCCGTTCGTTCCTCACCATCGATCATTATATCCGTAAATGCCGGAATACAGATCAAGTCGATGCCACTGGGAGCCACAAACCCTCGTGCTATTGCTACCGCTTTGACAGATTGATTCAGTGCACCTGCGCCAATCGCTTGGATTTCAGCGTTGCCTCTTTCGCGCAGGACACCGGCAAGCGCACCGGCAACGGAATTCGGATTGGACTTTGCTGAAACTTTTAATACTTCCATGTCGGCTACCTCCTCGATGGTTTGGAATGGGTCCACTTCTAATATATTCGGCAATCTTTTATAAATTCCTTCTAATAGGAACTTACTGTTCAGAGAAAATGATTTCATTCCGGCAGTCTTTTTGGTCTTTCCGTTTTTTTCATACATGATATTTTAAAGTTCCTTTACAAAACATTAATTGTCGCCGGAAGCCGAATACAAAGAAACCCTTAACCATCTTAAAAAAGGTGGCATCAACATCATTATCAGATAAATGCTTTTGTTATCATAACATAAACCATTTATCATTGACGAGATTTTATTCGAACCAAGGTTGATCATCATCCATACGAATCCGTTGGATATTCCCCGCTTTTCCTGTTGAAGGATGGA is part of the Kroppenstedtia pulmonis genome and harbors:
- a CDS encoding stage V sporulation protein S; translation: MEVLKVSAKSNPNSVAGALAGVLRERGNAEIQAIGAGALNQSVKAVAIARGFVAPSGIDLICIPAFTDIMIDGEERTAIKLIVEPR
- a CDS encoding 2-oxoacid:acceptor oxidoreductase subunit alpha, encoding MIKQLSWKVGGQQGEGIDSAGEILSTALNRMGYYLYGYRHFSSRIKGGHSNTKIRISIQPIRAVSDDLDVLVAFDQETIDLNAHELHDKGVILADEKFNPSVPDGVSARLFSIPFTKIAQDVGLAQMKNMVAVGASSAILGLPMEAFQNVIEEKFSRKGQQVVDKNMTAIQEGANHVLNETGGAIEELRLEPSDGKKRLYMIGNDAIALGAVAAGARLMAAYPITPSSEIMEYLIKKLSQFGGTVVQTEDEIAAVTMVLGSNFGGVRALTASAGPGLSLMTEAIGLSGMTETPAVIVDTQRGGPSTGLPTKQEQSDINAMLYSTHGEIPKIVIAPSTVEECFYDTIQAFNLAEKYQCPVIIMTDLAVSLGKQTVEPLDYDRIKIDRGNLITDSEGLKQLENSELFKRYAFTEDGISPRILPGVKNGLHHVTGVEHDETGRPSENPINRNKMVEKRLKKLEKGIDFKDPVYVNAQHEEADLLIVGINSTRGVIHEGMERLAADGIKVNHLHIRQLLPFPVEAVKEQMEKASKVVVFENNATGQLTAQLKLHVGMADKIQHVGKYDGNPFLPSEIHNKSKELLVHGHV
- a CDS encoding dipeptidase, encoding MRWIDGHCDVLYKMWQGEHPPSFYEPSGELDVTYPGARSAGLNMQVFAIFVPPELPRSQTWEAALKQVDLFYEQVIQDGQKVVHIQSGNDLSLLKKGGKLGGLLALEGADSLQGDLGHLRLLYRLGVRQVGLTWNYANEAADGIMEERNGGLTRFGRELLTEMKRLQMILDVSHLSVKGFWEVVEDESIPVIASHSNCRSLCSHVRNLDDQQIQALIKRKSLIGITFVPKFVHNDPNQATVDDLFRHIDHICNLGGENCIAFGSDFDGIDEKIPGLEDTEKLDSFRGELLKRYSQSWVDQWTHENWYKFYLTHI